From Triticum aestivum cultivar Chinese Spring chromosome 4A, IWGSC CS RefSeq v2.1, whole genome shotgun sequence, a single genomic window includes:
- the LOC123088179 gene encoding uncharacterized protein isoform X1, with protein MTRSEVSPLRCAGVGEGPEHHQAVPRSASGFSNQNRTSEIILDFDSAFGVLSGSSLQFRRHQIGLSDMLCNVSACLKLFEKHLCVLMLRSYKEQWCYGLELPLIFYRRMILSLVT; from the exons ATGACAAGATCAGAGGTGAGCCCCCTCCGGTGCGCCGGCGTCGGTGAGGGTCCGGAGCACCACCAAGCCGTTCCACGGTCCGCCTCCGGCTTCTCTAATCA AAATCGCACGAGTGAGATCATTCTCGACTTTGATTCGGCGTTCGGTGTACTGAGTGGATCGTCTCTGCAGTTCAG GCGGCACCAAATTG GGTTGTCTGACATGCTTTGCAATGTTAGTGCTTGTCTGAAGCTTTTCGAGAAGCATTTGTGTGTTCTCATGCTCAGGAGTTACAAGGAGCAATGGTGCTATGGTCTTGAACTTCCACTGATCTTCTACCGAAGAATGATCCTTAGCTTAGTTACTTAG
- the LOC123088179 gene encoding uncharacterized protein isoform X2 codes for MTWRIWILANKKEMSSFSWIVTSLMRTEAWICTMLSGFVTLFMETVKIASTGHYLVPVLAIHNHAGRTVPSSLRHAKKRRHLSAISAQIFLTGHETRTDETMSCKPS; via the exons ATGACATGGAGGATCTGGATCCTGGCAAATAAGAAGGAGATGAGCTCTTTCTCTTGGATCGTAACCTCCTT GATGAGAACTGAAGCATGGATCTGTACTATGCTATCTGGATTTGTGACCTTATTCATGGAAACAGTGAAAATAGCGAGTACCGGTCATTATTTGGTCCCA GTTTTAGCCATACACAATCATGCTGGTCGGACCGTTCCCTCGTCACTGAGGCATGCCAAGAAGAGGCGACATCTTTCAGCTATAAGTGCTCAGATTTTTCTGACGGGTCATGAAACAAGAACCGATGAGACCATG AGTTGCAAACCTTCCTGA